In Nitrospirota bacterium, a single window of DNA contains:
- a CDS encoding sensor histidine kinase codes for MALTGALSFLVLTMGPSHTAHVDAALSAKLQPPPGTVIGTAWRPAPGRRSEAAWDLRAALKPFDGLPKFRSGDDPAWSSPSYNDSEWAERDAAAGWPSLAIPLRGERIGWYRLRFDSDPILPGVDPAVYLGRVGQSDEVFLNGVKIGGEGELGQGFVQASWTERVYPLPRELLYSDRPNILAVRVMNVYGSGGLLDSDIGVGDFRSLRLVKAERESARKQFEGVFLTLTVLLLLLISLLQSRNPQHLDYLYCAILLLAYGGAFAMDSQLAYDAGLKTHGIQKLVFILWFLTVGAGGILAVRVFQAPLKTMARITAGGCVLLSLVAWFRLDRYSGEILMLSLPLYLLAAVVSLAASVRGIFLRYAGAWAVLTGLAVLFTAIGIEWWGAFGYSSILSRVPAYPTDFGVAVMMICIMYTMVARFRTARATIQSLSARVMEAHEEQNRKLALELHDELGQGLTALNLDLSWLERHLAQGEAPQQKKVKGMTAVVQDLIRAGRRISTQLRPRTLDDLGLIATLEWYVRDFQERTGVQCNLRTPIEDLPLDSHTSTAIFRITQEALTNVIRHSGATAVDIRLDATNRRLTLEIVDNGQGFKESGRSGSTSLGILGMRERAVALGGECEVEGKPGHGTRVWVRVPLQNS; via the coding sequence GTGGCGCTGACCGGCGCGCTGTCATTCCTGGTCCTCACCATGGGGCCGTCGCACACCGCCCACGTGGACGCCGCCCTCTCCGCCAAGCTCCAACCCCCTCCGGGGACGGTGATCGGAACGGCATGGAGGCCGGCACCGGGACGGCGAAGTGAAGCGGCATGGGATCTCCGAGCCGCCCTCAAACCTTTTGACGGCCTCCCCAAGTTCAGGAGCGGCGACGACCCCGCTTGGTCTTCGCCCTCGTACAATGATTCCGAGTGGGCGGAGCGGGATGCGGCAGCGGGTTGGCCCTCCCTCGCCATCCCGTTGCGAGGCGAGCGCATCGGGTGGTACCGGCTGCGATTCGACTCCGACCCCATTCTTCCTGGCGTCGATCCCGCCGTGTATCTTGGAAGGGTGGGCCAAAGCGACGAGGTCTTCTTGAATGGCGTCAAGATCGGGGGCGAAGGGGAACTGGGACAAGGATTCGTTCAGGCATCTTGGACCGAGAGGGTCTACCCCTTGCCTCGCGAGCTTCTCTATTCTGACCGGCCAAACATCCTGGCGGTCAGAGTCATGAACGTTTACGGCTCGGGCGGCCTGTTGGACTCGGACATCGGCGTGGGGGACTTCAGGTCGCTCCGGCTGGTCAAGGCGGAGCGCGAGAGCGCCCGGAAACAATTCGAGGGCGTCTTCCTGACCTTGACGGTGCTCCTCCTCCTGCTGATTTCACTCCTTCAATCAAGGAACCCCCAGCACCTGGACTATCTCTATTGCGCGATCCTGTTGCTCGCCTATGGCGGGGCGTTTGCGATGGACAGCCAGCTTGCATACGACGCGGGCTTGAAAACGCACGGAATTCAGAAGCTCGTGTTCATCCTGTGGTTCCTCACGGTGGGCGCGGGTGGGATCTTGGCGGTCCGCGTATTCCAAGCGCCCCTGAAAACGATGGCTCGCATCACCGCCGGAGGTTGTGTGCTCCTGTCCCTTGTCGCATGGTTTCGCCTTGACCGGTACTCCGGGGAGATTCTGATGCTCTCGCTGCCCTTGTACTTGCTGGCCGCGGTGGTCTCCCTGGCGGCGAGCGTCAGAGGCATTTTTCTCCGCTACGCCGGCGCGTGGGCGGTGCTGACCGGTCTGGCGGTGCTCTTCACCGCCATCGGAATCGAGTGGTGGGGCGCCTTCGGCTACTCCTCCATCCTCTCGAGGGTGCCGGCCTACCCGACCGATTTCGGTGTGGCGGTCATGATGATCTGCATCATGTACACGATGGTGGCCCGATTCAGAACGGCCCGCGCGACCATCCAGTCGCTTTCCGCCCGCGTGATGGAGGCTCATGAAGAACAGAACCGGAAGCTGGCCCTGGAGTTGCACGATGAGCTTGGCCAGGGACTGACGGCTCTGAACTTGGATCTGTCCTGGCTGGAGCGACACCTCGCCCAGGGTGAAGCGCCCCAGCAGAAGAAGGTGAAGGGGATGACGGCGGTGGTGCAGGATCTCATCCGCGCCGGCCGCAGGATTTCCACCCAACTCAGGCCCAGAACGCTCGACGACCTCGGTCTGATCGCCACGCTGGAGTGGTATGTCCGCGACTTCCAGGAGCGGACAGGCGTTCAGTGCAACCTCCGGACACCAATCGAAGATCTTCCCCTCGATTCGCATACGTCCACCGCCATTTTCAGGATCACCCAGGAAGCGTTGACGAACGTGATCCGGCACTCCGGCGCGACGGCCGTGGACATCCGACTCGATGCGACGAACCGCCGGCTTACACTGGAAATCGTCGACAACGGACAGGGGTTCAAGGAGTCCGGCCGTTCGGGGTCCACTTCCCTCGGCATCCTGGGAATGCGGGAACGAGCCGTGGCGCTGGGTGGTGAATGCGAAGTGGAGGGAAAGCCCGGCCATGGGACCCGGGTTTGGGTGAGAGTCCCACTCCAAAACTCGTGA
- a CDS encoding response regulator transcription factor yields MRSGGKARPWDPGLGESPTPKLVNFTSPREIRVLIADDHAVVRRGLKELLEETPGIRLAAETAGGDELLAVLGRTPCDVVVLDLSMPGPGGLEVLKSVRRAHPKLAVLIFSVHPEEEYAVRAIRDGAAGYLTKEAPFDELIEAIRKVADGGKYIRPSVAERLAMEIESGGPKAPHERLSNREFEVLKMIASGKTVSQIAGELSLSVNTISTLRARILEKMNLENNAQLIRYALDHKLVE; encoded by the coding sequence ATGCGAAGTGGAGGGAAAGCCCGGCCATGGGACCCGGGTTTGGGTGAGAGTCCCACTCCAAAACTCGTGAATTTCACTTCCCCTCGGGAAATCCGCGTCTTGATTGCGGATGACCATGCCGTTGTGCGTCGCGGCCTCAAGGAACTGCTCGAGGAAACACCGGGGATACGCCTGGCGGCCGAGACGGCCGGCGGCGATGAACTGCTCGCCGTCCTTGGCCGCACGCCTTGCGACGTGGTGGTCTTGGATCTTTCCATGCCGGGCCCCGGCGGGCTGGAGGTCTTGAAAAGCGTCAGGAGGGCCCACCCGAAATTGGCCGTCCTCATCTTCAGCGTCCACCCGGAGGAAGAGTATGCCGTGCGGGCCATCCGCGACGGCGCGGCGGGATACTTGACCAAGGAAGCGCCCTTCGATGAACTCATCGAGGCGATTCGGAAAGTGGCGGACGGGGGAAAATACATCCGGCCATCCGTGGCCGAACGACTGGCAATGGAAATAGAGTCCGGAGGGCCGAAGGCGCCCCACGAACGGCTCTCCAACCGGGAGTTTGAGGTCCTCAAAATGATCGCCTCCGGGAAAACCGTCTCGCAGATCGCCGGGGAACTCTCCCTGAGCGTAAACACCATCAGTACCCTTCGCGCGCGGATCCTGGAGAAAATGAACCTGGAGAACAATGCCCAACTGATCCGCTACGCCCTCGACCACAAGCTGGTGGAATAG
- a CDS encoding OmpA family protein: MVLLFALALHGATPAWGLDYGTTPRPDGVSYRHPRSAAEGTTPSGQGGFVRALDARTTPAGIAVHKFHFGFFQQDAFVGDYENHRLIEGGYSLTLSPAVPGFSAAYARLLNRTEWAVGWEARRDTTRIEHPNRRAQDLTNESLGDFSLGAKIALREGDRWTASAAFRARALAPEGTGFVDPATFSPDLMVLNSLSFDRFRLHFNAGYRLDNTIEVFDVAANDPAPSRSTRLSRGVLTEDSFLLGAAVESDLGRRLTAFLEGFMYYDEDGRALDSRGRIVDIGFGGNPIWLTPGVRAQVTRRVLGEVAADLGVLSGDFPGEDEVVPAWRILIGISFLGFPAEVLREAAPTVVAPTPAIVAPAPAPPSVIPAEAGIQSSLPTVEPPAVEVTKEKIVISETIGFTTGQMEILPESFPVLDAVAGALRQHPEIRVKVEGHTDSLGNPATNLRVSQARAEAVAKYLVEKGIDASRLEAKGYGDTAPISDNSTVEGRMVNRRVQFTIVEAGR; encoded by the coding sequence TTGGTTCTTCTTTTCGCACTTGCCCTCCACGGAGCCACCCCCGCGTGGGGGCTTGACTACGGGACGACGCCGAGACCCGATGGCGTTTCATATCGTCATCCCCGAAGCGCAGCGGAGGGGACAACTCCCAGCGGTCAAGGCGGCTTTGTCCGCGCACTCGACGCCCGCACCACACCCGCCGGCATCGCGGTCCACAAGTTCCACTTCGGATTCTTTCAGCAGGACGCATTCGTGGGCGACTACGAAAACCACCGGCTCATCGAGGGCGGTTATTCCCTCACGCTGAGCCCGGCCGTTCCCGGTTTCTCGGCGGCCTACGCCAGACTCCTCAATCGCACGGAATGGGCCGTGGGCTGGGAGGCGAGGCGTGACACCACGCGCATCGAACACCCCAATCGACGGGCACAAGATTTGACGAACGAGTCCCTGGGCGATTTCTCGCTGGGCGCGAAGATTGCGCTGCGTGAGGGAGACCGTTGGACCGCCTCCGCCGCCTTCCGCGCCCGCGCCCTGGCGCCGGAGGGCACCGGATTCGTTGACCCAGCCACGTTCAGTCCCGACCTGATGGTTCTCAACTCCCTTTCGTTCGACCGATTCCGTCTCCATTTCAACGCAGGCTACCGGCTGGACAACACGATCGAAGTCTTCGACGTGGCCGCGAACGATCCGGCGCCGTCGCGGTCCACCCGTCTCTCGCGCGGGGTTCTCACGGAGGACAGTTTCCTCCTCGGAGCCGCCGTGGAATCGGACTTGGGTCGCAGACTGACGGCTTTCCTCGAAGGGTTCATGTACTACGATGAAGACGGCCGGGCGCTGGACAGCAGAGGCCGGATCGTCGATATCGGTTTCGGCGGCAACCCCATCTGGCTGACACCCGGTGTGAGGGCGCAGGTGACGCGCCGGGTCCTGGGCGAGGTGGCTGCGGACCTGGGCGTCCTCTCCGGGGATTTTCCGGGTGAGGATGAAGTCGTGCCGGCTTGGAGAATCCTGATCGGAATTTCGTTCCTCGGGTTTCCGGCCGAGGTGCTGCGTGAAGCCGCGCCCACGGTCGTGGCCCCCACGCCCGCGATTGTGGCTCCTGCGCCCGCCCCACCCTCCGTCATTCCCGCGGAGGCGGGAATCCAGTCTTCTCTGCCGACCGTCGAGCCGCCGGCGGTCGAGGTCACCAAGGAGAAAATTGTCATCTCCGAAACAATCGGGTTCACAACCGGCCAGATGGAGATTCTGCCTGAGTCCTTCCCGGTTCTGGACGCGGTGGCCGGCGCGCTCCGGCAGCATCCGGAGATCAGGGTGAAGGTGGAGGGGCACACGGACAGTTTGGGCAATCCCGCCACCAACCTCCGTGTCTCCCAGGCCCGGGCAGAGGCCGTGGCGAAGTACCTGGTGGAAAAAGGAATCGATGCCTCCCGGCTGGAAGCCAAGGGCTACGGCGACACCGCGCCGATCTCCGACAACTCGACGGTGGAGGGCCGGATGGTCAACCGCCGCGTCCAATTTACGATTGTGGAGGCGGGACGGTGA